A segment of the Triticum urartu cultivar G1812 chromosome 1, Tu2.1, whole genome shotgun sequence genome:
tggatacagagtaagatacggcgtaacctaggccgcgtgtgcccgtgccctgttttgggcctggcccaacagcgctcggcaccgtgtatggcccaggcccgggggctcctgtcggtgtactagagtaggggtaccctagtatcccgaacttgtgcacgggcagtcgcagcatcccgcggcaaggcttgccgggtgaccgccaaggtcctccgtggttcctttggagccattcaagaacaaagtgtccaagccaagaagacaagaccccggcaagaggagcttgccgggaaggctagcaaaagcatccaaagaccccggcaagaggagcttgccgggaaggccgccTAAGGCACtgcaaggaacttgccgcggcgcaccacgcgccccggcaaggcccggtgagcgacaagctcccgggcgcgacaagacaacggcagcggcaaggcgcttgccgcgacaGGCCACCTTCCTGGGCCCGCGCTCCAgtacatccaccaacgtgtcgctctgggacccttccgggcgtacgtggcgggaggctgtgcagccagcggcgtgcgttggcaagcggcgctgacaagatcgccatcgtggcgaacagtggcgtccctggcggtcccttttcgcactatttaggcgacacagacgggcatttaaggcccttgtcccctgccgtcagggttaggtatgatacactgtaacaggtagctgtgcctaccaccgcacctttccatttttgccctttacctccgttgccacctgtcgggaaccccttgagcatataaaaggaggcccgtgtgcaacgtagaagGGGGGGAGCGAGTTCGAACtctcacgctcggtcttgttaGCTGCGGGTGTGCACTGTAGCACTCGGCACTCctgagcaagaaatcaatacaaaccacaaagcaggagtagggttttacgcatccgtgcggcccgaacctgggtaaatcgctcgcgtgcatcacctcgatccgctctttgcacgatctccgcccccgccgaaccgaaagggacccggtccgccggtcccataggtgctcgtggatcagtaccccggcagtTCCCCAACTATTTCATCCAGCAAACAGATTTTCTAAGGGTCTCTGCAATTAATAAACCCTACAATGAAGAAGAGTGATTCCAGATAGTAGCAACTATTGAGCATTTAAGTACAGATATAGTAGTTCCAGACAAACACTTAAGTACAGATATAGTGGTTCCAGACAGGCATAGTATAGATATAAAACCTAGTTCCAAGAGAGCAAAGTAAAGATAGCAGTAACTCTGTTCTTACTACCCATCCATTTAGATTTAGACTAGTGAAGATAGCAGCTATGTCATCAAGTAATTCTCTGTTCTCGCTACCCATTCAGACTTTACTGAAGATAGCATCTGCTGGCGTTCCTACTGCCTGTTCCAATCTCTTGGCTCATTGAGGGGCCTTCCCAGCTCAACCTTCATGATGTACTCCCTTATTTTGAAACCGATCAGCCTCAGACGGTTCATGATCTTGTTGAGTTTACAAAGCTCTCGCTCCAGCTTCAAGCGCTCCGCCCCATATGATGCAACCAGGTCTTCTCCGTAGTTCTGCTGCTTCACGTTCATTAGCTCCGCAACTGAATTGTAGACCACCAGAGACTGTAGCCGAAGACCCTCAACGATTGGATTGGGGTCAGCAAGACCATGCGGCATAGCGAACAGACCATTGCGACAGGCCTAATAAGGAAACAAAGGGAGATAAGCAGATTGAACCAACACATATTTTGAAAGGAGAACCGATATTAGAAAGCACAGACGTAAATAAAAAAAACCAAAAATGGGCAATTCAGTAACATTTGCATATCCACAAAACTATGGGGAATATAAACATTGAGCATATCATTACTGTTCCTACACTTGCTGTTGTGGTCATCTAAGTTCAGAAGCATTGAAAGATAAAAGCAAGTAATTAACAATCTATTAAAGGATCTGGAACAATAAGATAGTATTTAAGAGATTGTGTACGCACACAAATACTCGGTAATACAATAGGATTTCCATCAGACACGGATGGGACAGCTAGAACAGATACCATCATTAGCGCTAGTTTGTCAGGGAAAAACAATCAAGCGGCCAAGTACAAAACCCGTGTTCTAGACAAGCTAAACTTTCATTATATGGTAGCGACATTTCCATTATAATTTACGCAAGTGACAGAAAGGAGACACAAATGATGTTCTAACTTGATTATATTTCGAAATGAATAATGAGCCTATATAGATTACAAAACTGAAATATATCAGTACAAAGCTGAAATTGTTTTTTGATCGTTAGACATGGATAGTGCAGTGAACCATTAATCGGTGTTACGATAAAGCTTCAAGCAATCCCATGTCATTGCAGGTAAGTTTATAGGCACAACAACCAGGTAATAAATCGTATAATTGCTACACACCCAATGTATTTCACCAAAGTCTTAGAATAATGAAAACAGGAACGATCCACAGGCTAAGTAAAACATGTAGAGTACACAGCAGGTAAAATCAATGTCTGCCCCCAATCTACTCTACAGGAGATGCAAATTCATGGGCTAAATATATAGCAGGGTAAGATTAAATACGAACCAAATAGGGCCATTGGTAAGGGGAACATCACATTGGACTAAATAACAAGTACAGCATGCAGCAGGGGAACAATCGCCTCCTCCGGTCATGGCTGCGCCTGGGGCGGGGCTTCACCTGCGCTCGCGTGCGCCTCGGCTGCGGGGGAACGAGACGTAGTGGCGTCGATCTCACCTGCGGACAGACAAGGCAACGCGTTCGACCCGGCGGTTAGAGGAAGACGATgagggaggaggaagaggagaaggaatgGGGAATCACCTTGAGACTGCGAGGATGGAATTTTCGGTCCCGTTCCCAAGAACACGCACGCCCCCCGCCTGGCATTTTATAGCCGGGGCGGCGAGAAGCGAGCGTCCGGACGGTTCGGGTCCGGGCGGGGGCGGCAGCCGGATGGCTCGCCTTGAGCCATGGATCCGGACGGCCGCACCGCCCTCGGATGGCCCATGGCGCGGCGCCGGTCGGGCTCGCGCTCGAGACCGGCCAGTAGACCCGAGGAAGCGCGAGCGCGGCCTCCGTTTGTTCTTCTACATCGAAGGAGCGCGGCGAGTTTCTGGTTCTATCGGGGGAGCTTTGTTCGTGTGTGTGTGGAGGGAGAAAAAAGCTGGAGGCTTTGCTGCGAGGAAGAAGGGAGAGGTGGGCGAGAAGATGCGCGTAGTGGGCGAGACGCGAGGGCGCGATGCCCGTACAAATAGGACGGAGCGGGTGGCCGCGTGCGTGGGTTGCTGCCGTTCCGTCCAATATTAGCAACTTGCCCGCCGATCGCGCCGTCGATTTTACTATCTACTACTCCTAATTCGGACCACGCGAGATCCGATAGAAACGGTCGTAACCGCCAATTATTCATGCAAAAACGAAAAACAGGCAAGTAATGTTTTTTTGCGGGTAAAACAGGCAAGTAATTACTCCTATATAGTATGATATAGCACTAGGAAAATAGGCAACTATTAGTAAATGGTAACACGCATTAAAAGGGTTTCTTTACTATttaaaaaaggaaaaacaaacaAAATGGAAAATGTTAAAATTACCGACAAGGTAAACGGAAGCGTTTCATTCAAAAGTATGCACTACAGTGCTTGCCGCACTGGTTCAAGTCGCCCTACAGCGCGTGTCGCGCTGGCTGGATTTAAATGGGGCTCCAGCCCTTTACACGCTGAAAAATGGTCAAGTTTTTTGCCCTGTCTATCACTATCCTTGACGCTAAGACTCAGAGCATGCTCAGGCTCAGCGCCTCCATGTGCAATCAGCGTCTCCTCTGGTACGTTTGGCGGTAGCACCGCTGCCTCTTCCTGGCTCCACCCCAAGTCTCCAACCATGCTGCTGTGTTGGCTACGCGGCTACTCTGCACAACCCTGCATCATTCAGTAATCTAGGAGGTAACAAATTTACAGTTCAACTATCTTCGGAAGGGGACTGGAACCATGTGATGAACTAATTTACACTGTTGAAGGGGGAGTGACACTGCAAACTTAACATGAGGAGCAGGCCCGCCGGGCACGATGAGGATCTTGGTTTGGAACTGTCGGGTTTGGGGTCGACCCCGACAGTGGGAGAACTCAGGGACCTAGTTCGGTCCTTCGACACCAGGCCGGTGTCTCTATGCGAAAACAAGAGCGCACCAGCGATGGAGAGACTAACGTGGAGCGCAGCAGAAGGTTTAAATCCCCTTCAATCCACTCGGATTCGCACGTAACCGAACAAGGCCTTAAGGGATTCAGGAACAGGAAATGTTATGTATGCTCTTGCTTACCTTCTACTGACTTGGCTTGCATACCATCTGCTGATGGCGATCCGGAGCACCTCTTTGCTAAGTCTACAGAAACCTTCTGTTGAGAATGCCTGCAGATGATTTATCTCAGGATAATTAGCAAACAAGAAGCTTCTGATATAAGTTCGAGCTAGCAGGCAAAGAAAATATACCAAATGGGCATAAACAAGAACAGGTAGAAAAGTGATTCTGTTATAGTACTATTTTGAAAAATTAGACATAATTGCTTCCTCGGCTCCATCCTCCAGCGCACCAAGGGCAGTTCAACACCTCCAGCCACTCTGTCGTGGCGACCACCATCAGCTGATCCGTGGACCGGTGTCGTGCAGGCATACTGGAGCACCTGGTCTTCTGGGTCCATAACCGCCACCACAGGCATACACCACGTCCGCGCCCCTGGCACCAGCCTTCCACCAACTGACTTTGCAGTGTTTTACCAGCCTGCACCGCCACCAGCTGCACCAACTCCACCGTCTGTTCCGACATGTACGACTGCACCAAGCTGGAACCAGGTGGCTTTTCTTGCTGCCATGAACTACACCAGACAGGGCATTGGAGCTGGCTGATCTCCAACTCACGTGCTTCGGCACATATGTCTGGCAGCCCTGATATGTTGTCATATGCCTTCTCATCTTCCATGTATCACCATTGCCAGTGGTTCCTCTGTTCCAGTTTCTTGCATTGGCAACTCCTTTATTCATACTTCTACTAATCTGTTCATTCTACGAAATGTTCTTGTCCCACCATCACTAGTTAAAAATCCCATCTCTGTTCAGCAATTTACCATGATAACCATGTCTGTATAAACTAGTTGCTACCATAAACATGATCCTACTAAAGCACAATAGAAACGGTGCAGTAGATAACGTTCATCCTAAGTACTCACCTCTCACTGTCTTCCTTGATCTTTGGAGACATTACATCAAGTACCAGAAGCGCAACCCGCCAGTTCCAATTCCAATCATAAAGACAAGCACGTCATATTTAAGTAATAGACCAGGAGCCTAAATTGATTCTGACTTCCAAAGTTTCTGACCTTAAAGCAGCTCCAGATCAGTGCCCACCTTACTGATCTCCTACTGGAGATGCGAGATCGTCGCCTAAACGCAGCACAAAAATATGTCAAGGTTGAACCAAATCAGGCGAACTGGCACTAAATGGAGATATGAATATGATTCACCAATTCGGGGCCAGAAAGATGAGGAGAGACCTCGAGTGCCTGTATTGACGCAGCTGGGATGGAGGCCTGCACCTAGCCCCCATGCAGCTCCGTCTCCACTACCTCCCGCACGCGCTTTGTGGCCTCGAGCTCCGCCATAGCCACGTCGGCCACTGCGATCATGTCACCAAGGCAGCGCTTCGGACCCGACACTGTGGAGGAGTATAGTTTAGCTCAAGATAGTTGTCAAACAAGAAAGTTCTGATGTAAGTTTCAGCTGGCAGGCAAAGAAAGTATACCAAATGGGCATAAACAAGAAAAGGTAGAAAAGTGGCTCTGTTAGACTATTTTTCAGAATTAAACATAACTTCCTCGACACCAGTTGTTCGCCATCTTTATATGGTTGTCGAAAGGCATCTTAATAATACTGTCAAAGATtaaaacatgacaaacatcacatgatTGCCCTTACTGCAGGTTTATGTGTTAAAGAATATTTTAGAGTTCCTCACTTCATGTATCACTGTAATTTTAAGATCCACATATATTCCTATTCGAGCCATCACGGTAGTTTGAAGACATAGACCCAGCAACAGCAATGGTCTTTTATACTGTACAAAAGTACACAAAAGATGCATCCCAGCCACAGCTGATTGCATATACAGGGAATAACATGTAATCATCGCAGGGAAACAATAAAAGAACACATACTTGTCCTTGCATTCATTTCAAGCATCTGTCTCAAGAACTCGTCTCTGAAACAACCAACGCAGGCACACGTATAAATTAGTTTCTACCATAAATATAATCCTACTAGAGGCAACATAAACAGTGCAATAGACAAAGTGCATCCTACTCACCTCTCACTGTCTTCCTTGCTCTTTGGGTACACATATAAGAGCTACAAGATGGCATAACCCAGCAGTCACTGATGACAGGAAGCATCAGGAAGATCAAGTTCCTTCAAAGCAGGAAAGCATGTAGATCCTTATGTATTATCTCACTCGTAACAGTAACTGACGAGATGTAAATATCACCAGCAAACTTGCCAACATTCTGGAATATAAGGGAAAGTGACATGGGCAAAGAGTTATCATTGGAACTTTGAAAGCAAGCAGGATTTGCAGGAGAATATGTAGCAGAACCTAATGCCTTGAGCAAAGCCTTAATCGGCAGCTTCTGTGAGTAGAAATGGTCATCTTCCAATTTCAATGTATCACTAGCAATCACTGAAGTAAGACTGTCAGCAACACCAACAACACGCTGCACCTCCACGTGTAACCTCTGAGACAAAAGCTCTACACCACCCAAATCTTTAAACAGGGAAACAGCAGGTCTGCTGTAGTCCATcagcttctgaagggtctttacTGCCAAACTGACAAGATGCATGTGAGAAGGATCCTTATCTTGCAGGAGAGAGGGACATTCCTGAACCCCTGACGGTGGTCCCAGAACTCGAAGATGACAGCGCATGAAGCAAAAAGAACTGCAAAAAGGCATCAACAACTGACGGAGATGAAGTATCACTAGGGCTACTGAGGGAAGATGCTGCTTTCTGCACAACACTGAGCAAGACCATGCGGTTTCCACCAGCAGAGATGATACTTAATTCACTCAAGTATCCCAGCTCACTCATGAGATGTTACATATGCTGCTAACTGTGCTCCCAGTACAAGCTTAGCCAATGCACGGATGGACCAAGGAACATTATCTTCTGACCGAACAAGCCGGATTAACTCATTTGTGTACTCTGGCTCATTTGTCAAGAACGAGTTAGTTCGTCACGGGCATCACTGGATTGCACAAGAACAATGGAAGAAAGAAGACTTATACGTCCATATAGCCTGCATGTCCTCGAGGAATTAAAAGCATGTGCATATCTTATCCTTGTATACAAAGCAAACCAGTGCTCTAGAGGCACATTAACTTGTCAATACATTGCTTCAATATGCCCAAGTCATCCTCCTTCTGAAGGTGCAGGTCTGGGATATATATCACACAAAGATTAGATGACTTGTTCTTCTCATTGGTCTGGTCAGAATCTTGGACGGGTGCCAAATTATACTCAAAATGAAGAGTGGACTCAAGACGATTTTGTGTGCCATCATATTTGTTCTCCATGGCTGCTGGGAATAAACACAAACCCTCCAGCTGATTTCGGTCATTTCCCACAACACGCGAATACAAGCCTAGACCTTCCTCCTTGCTACCCCATCCTTGGGACAATGATTGAAGAGCTGCTTATAGCTCCACTGTTGATAGTTTTCCATTGATATGTAATTTTGAAGGATTTATTTTCACCACTGAAGCAGGAGTTTCCAAAGCCGCAACAAGTACTTCAGGATCTGATGATGCATGCAGATTCTTAAAATGCTGATAAAAGGAGTAGAGGACAATGATCAGTTTAAGTGGAATAAAACCAAGGGTCTGAAATTCCCATCTTTGGGACATTAGTAAAGAGTTCAAAAGCACATAAAAAGAACACCAGCTTACCTCAAGGCCAGCGAAAGATGTTTTGTTCTGGCAATCTTCCAACACAATTTGCGTAACTCTCAAAATTTGCATCAACGGTTCACACTCAGTCATATCATCAGACAAGAGAAGATCCTTACTAGAAGAGATGCATGTCTTAAAATATGTATCAAAATGCATAAACAGAGGCTTCCAATGGTGAAAAATTCCCTGCAACCAATTGTTAACAGTAAGCGGGTAATGAAAATAAGTGTAAACATAATGGAAATCAAATTCAGAAGAAGTAAAACTGTCCCCTTATTGAACTCCCAACAGAAGCCTGATACTGGTATGGCAATGTCATGTAGTGGAGTATTGTTTACAAGATCAATAAATGCTTTAAATTTTGCTGGCTGCAAAAAATAGAATGTGATTTATAACCAATTTATAACAGGTGTTCCCATGATATAAGATGAATTACGTATATAGGCACAGAGGTGCACATATCCCAAAAAATCGCACCTCAGTCAAAAAAAACATTCAAGAAGCAAACATGCTACCTTCCTATCATATCTAACCACTTGATCCTGAAAATGTGGGGGAACTATTGCACCTTTCCAAGAGTATGATATCCACAATCCACTTACTAAGCATTTGTGTTCTATTCTAATAGTATAAGAGCATAGTTGAGCATTGCTAGCTACAAGCTGAATAGGCCATTGAAGTCAGTTGAAATAGCTCATAACAAGTGGCCCTCAGATATTAAAGCATACAATTTAACCTCAGACTTTAAAGCGCAAGTTTACCTCATAATCTAATTTGAGCAAGGTCCCTAGTACTTAGACCATCTGAAATTCTGGCTACACCCCAAACTATATAAACATTTAGATTTGAAATGCAGTACTGACGAACTCAACTTTACCGGGCACTGATGACTCTGCAAAATCAAAATATGTCTTCTAATCAACTGCTCAGTCGggaaacaaaagaaatactaacaAACAGATTATCTTTTCAAGCAATTATTATTAGAACCTATACTACCTCTGACACATGTGTAACATCACTACATCAGTGAGTTAGAAGTCACTAAATTATTTGAACCAAATGCGTGACCCCAACTGAAATGCTGATAACATGTACACGAAACCAAATATAATAACCCCCAGCTATAAAAGCAACTGGACTAGTAGTATTAATTCATCACTATAGAAGCTTCTAGCAATACCATTAACACATGTTAGGTGTACAAATCACAAGCAGAAATAGCCGTGTTACACAATAGTGCTATAGCACTCCAGTCAGCAAAAACAGGATGAGAAACCCCATCATATCAAGCAATGTAATGTTGCATTCAGCATAACAGGTCCCCTTTTCGTAGATATTATCATTTGCATCACTGCACTTCATAGCACCATAATAACATGACAGCAATTGAACAGTATAGGACAGCAATCTCATGGCCTGATCAGATGAGTGAACAGCAAAAAAAAATACCGACGAGGCTACCGAAAACTGGCCACCGACCTCGCCGAGGCGGTCGTCACCAACTCCTTCCAGGAGTTCGAATAGGGAGCCACCGCGGGGAGGCGGGGGTCGCGTCGGCGAGCGCGGTTGAGGTCGCGGCTTGTCGTGGCGGTGGCGCGCGTTCGCCCCCATGCTCCGGTCCGCGCGGTGGTGCCGCGCGGCCACCCCCGTGCTCCGGTCGCGTGCGCAGGCTGCAGAGAGCACGAGCACGAGCCAGGCCTGCGGGAGGATGCGGCACCAGGTGCGCGGGGGAGGTTGAAGGCGGCGGCGCACGCGGGGGGGGAGGGAGGTGGATGCGGCGCTCGCGCGAGGTGGGAGGCGGCGCAGAAGGTGATTGGCGGCGGGGGGGCACGCCGGCGTGAGCCTGCGAGGTGGCCGGGGTGCGGCCGACTACTGGGGGAGAGACAAGTGGGTGGGGAAGAATTCGGTCTTCTCGGTTCTTTTGTTCGGTCTTTTTGGTCAATCAGTTCTCCACCATTCCGGTCTTTACAGGATAGTGTTCGGTTCCGAAGAAACAGACCAAATTTCGTACTACTAACTCAAATTCAATTCATAGTTGAAACAGCATGTGTGTATTCAACCAAAATTGTGCGATAAACATCCAGAGGAGACCAGGGATTGTGTTAATTGTGCCACAAACTTCTAGAAAATTATGCTGATTCGATCTATCTGGGTTTTTCGGTCATCCAAATAAGAAGAGCGATTCGGCCAGATTTAATTTGGTTTTTTAGTTTTGACGACTGGTTTTAGTTCAGTCTTGGCGGGTTTGGTCTCGGTCTTTTTGGGTTTGGTCTTAGGGCGTCGGTTTTTATGTCCGGGCTTACACGGGGATAGGTTAGCGAGGGAGAGAATGTCAGCCACCCTCACATGATGGGCCCtcttgccgcattttatgaaatctggcaaatggatgtcaaaactgcatttcttaatggatttcttaaagaagagttgtatatgatgcaaccagaaggttttgtcgatccgaaaggtactaacaaagggagcaagctccagcgatccatctatggactggtgcagtCATTTCAGAGTTGGAAGATATGCTTTgttaaagtgatcaaagcatatggttttatacagacttgcggtgaagtctgtatttacaagaaagtgagtgggagcactacaacatttctgagaagtatatgtgaatgacatattgttaatcgaAAATAATGTAAAATTTTCTGGAAAGtgtaaaggagtgtttgaaatgagtttttcaaaaaaagatctcggtgaagctacttacatattgagcatcaagatctatagagatagatcaagacgcttgatatattttcaataagtacatacattgacaagattttgaaatagttcaaaatggaacagtcaaagaagaagttcttgcctgtgttgcaaggtgtgaagttgactaaagactcaaaacccgactacggcagaaaatagaaaaagaatgaaaagtcattccccatgcctcagtcataggttttataaagtatgttatgctgtgtaccagacttaTTGTGTACCTCATCATAAGTTTGGCAatagggtacaatagtgatccaggagtggatcaccggacagtggtcaaaaatatccttagtggaataaggaaatgtttcttggttatggaggtgacaaagagttcgtcgtagagttacgtcaatgcaagctttgacaccgatctggatgactctaagtctcatctaaatacatattgaaagtgggagcaattagctagagtagctccatgcaaagcattgtagacatagaaaatttacaaaatacatacgactctgaatatggcagacccgttgactaaatttctctcacaagcaaaacatgatcactctttgggtgttaatcacatagcgatgtgaactagactattgactctagtaaaccctttgagtgttagtcacatgaagatgtgaactaatcacatgaagatgtgaactattagtgttaaatcacatgacgatgtgaactaaattattgactctagtgcaagtgggagactgaaggaaatatgccctagaggcaataataaagttgttatttatattttcttataccatgaaaaatgtttattattcatgctagaattgtattaaccggaaacttagtacatgtgtgaatacatagacaaacagagtgttcctagtatacctctacttgactagctcgttaatcaaagatggttaagtgtcctagccatagacatgtgttgtcatttgatgaacgggatcacatcattagagaatgatgtgatggacaatacccatccattagcttagcataatgatcgttcagttttattgccactgctttcttcataacttatacatgttcctctgactatgaaattatgcaactctcgaatacagGAGGAACacgctatcaaacgtcacaacgtaagtgggtgattataaagatgctctacaggtgtctccgatggtgtttgttgagttggcatagatcgagattaggatttgtcactccatgtgagtcagagaggtatctctgggccctctcggtaatgcacatcactataagccttgcaagcaatgtgactaatgagttagttacgggatgttgcattacggaacgagtaaagagacttgccggtaatgagattgaactaggtattgagataccgacgatcgaatttcgggcaagtaacataccggtgacaaagagaacaacgtatgttgttatgcggtttaatcgataaagatattcgtagaaaatgtaggagccaatatgagcatccaggttctgctattggttattgaccggagatgtgtctcggtcatgtctacatagttctcgaacccgtaggatccgcacgcttaacgttctgtgacgat
Coding sequences within it:
- the LOC125544070 gene encoding uncharacterized protein LOC125544070 isoform X1, yielding MPVVAVMDPEDQVLQYACTTPVHGSADGGRHDRVAGGVELPLVRWRMEPRKQLCLIFQNSTITESLFYLFLFMPIWHSQQKVSVDLAKRCSGSPSADGMQAKSVEGLSQWSVRYAAWSC
- the LOC125544070 gene encoding uncharacterized protein LOC125544070 isoform X2, giving the protein MPGGGRACSWERDRKFHPRSLKVRSTPLRLVPPQPRRTRAQACRNGLFAMPHGLADPNPIVEGLRLQSLVVYNSVAELMNVKQQNYGEDLVASYGAERLKLERELCKLNKIMNRLRLIGFKIREYIMKVELGRPLNEPRDWNRQ